From Rhodovastum atsumiense, a single genomic window includes:
- a CDS encoding MetQ/NlpA family ABC transporter substrate-binding protein yields the protein MPLKNVALALTLTVLGFLAPAQAETIKVGATAGPHAEVLEAAAKVAARNGLDVRIIEFNDYIMPDAALAAGDLDANSYQHLPFLESQIAARGYKLVPVGRTVLFPIAVYSKKYKRLEDLPRGAQITIPNDPANEARTLLLFQSVGLIRLRDGVGFKATPLDIIENPHGFRFRSIEAAQLARSLDDVHASAVNANYALLAGLNPQRDSILLEKPQSQYVCEIVVRAEDKDKPWVRRLVAAYQSDEVKDFINTRYPGAGFAGW from the coding sequence ATGCCCCTCAAGAACGTTGCGCTGGCGCTGACTCTGACAGTGCTGGGCTTTCTGGCGCCGGCACAGGCAGAAACCATCAAGGTTGGGGCAACCGCCGGCCCGCACGCCGAAGTTCTCGAGGCCGCCGCAAAAGTGGCGGCCCGCAATGGGCTCGATGTCCGCATCATCGAGTTCAACGACTACATCATGCCGGATGCGGCGCTGGCCGCCGGCGATCTCGACGCCAACAGCTACCAGCACCTTCCCTTCCTGGAATCGCAGATCGCGGCACGCGGCTACAAGCTGGTCCCGGTCGGACGCACCGTGCTGTTCCCGATCGCGGTCTATTCGAAAAAGTACAAGCGGCTGGAAGATCTTCCCCGCGGGGCGCAGATCACCATTCCGAATGACCCGGCGAACGAGGCACGCACGCTGCTGCTGTTCCAATCCGTCGGCCTCATCCGCCTGCGCGATGGGGTGGGCTTCAAGGCCACGCCATTGGACATCATCGAGAATCCGCATGGCTTCCGGTTCCGCTCGATCGAGGCGGCACAACTGGCCCGATCGCTCGACGATGTGCATGCCTCCGCGGTCAACGCCAATTACGCGCTGCTGGCCGGCCTGAACCCGCAGCGCGATTCCATCCTGCTGGAAAAGCCGCAATCGCAATATGTCTGCGAAATCGTCGTCCGCGCCGAAGACAAGGACAAGCCATGGGTGCGCAGGCTCGTCGCCGCCTATCAGTCCGACGAGGTGAAGGACTTCATCAACACCCGCTATCCCGGGGCAGGCTTCGCCGGCTGGTAA
- a CDS encoding cell envelope integrity EipB family protein — translation MRLFVLTALALLLGGGVPAMAVEPAAPMAAHRALYTLTLEQARASEVAGASGTMAYEVLDACDGWASRQRLEMTIINRDGQDIQMLSDYTTWESKDGLKMRFRMRQTTEQAVTSEVAGEASLERVGGPGTVHYSVPEDTTKDLPAGTLFPMAHTEAILAAARAGKKFITLPLFDGTSEKGGQDSSVAISSWGGPRPSKWPDLAKLPSGRVHVAFFDRGTSSQQPDYEVSMRYWDNGVADELDMDFGEFVMKGTLTQFAIVPPGC, via the coding sequence ATGCGTCTGTTCGTCCTGACCGCCCTGGCCCTGCTGCTGGGGGGCGGCGTGCCCGCGATGGCGGTTGAGCCCGCGGCCCCGATGGCGGCGCATCGCGCGCTGTACACGCTCACGCTCGAGCAGGCGCGCGCAAGCGAGGTGGCGGGTGCCTCCGGCACCATGGCCTATGAGGTGCTGGATGCCTGCGACGGCTGGGCGAGCCGGCAGCGGCTGGAGATGACCATCATCAACCGCGACGGGCAGGACATCCAGATGCTCTCCGACTACACCACCTGGGAGAGCAAGGACGGGCTGAAGATGCGGTTCCGCATGCGCCAGACCACCGAGCAGGCGGTGACCAGCGAGGTCGCCGGCGAGGCGTCGCTGGAGCGGGTGGGTGGACCAGGCACGGTGCATTATTCCGTGCCGGAGGACACCACCAAGGACCTGCCGGCCGGCACCTTGTTCCCGATGGCGCATACCGAGGCAATCCTGGCGGCGGCGCGCGCGGGCAAGAAGTTCATCACCCTGCCGCTGTTCGACGGCACCAGCGAGAAGGGCGGGCAGGACAGTTCGGTCGCGATTTCCTCCTGGGGCGGGCCGCGGCCGTCGAAATGGCCGGATCTGGCGAAGCTGCCGAGCGGGCGGGTGCACGTGGCCTTCTTCGACCGGGGCACGTCCAGCCAGCAGCCCGACTACGAGGTCAGCATGCGCTACTGGGACAACGGCGTCGCCGATGAGCTGGACATGGATTTCGGCGAGTTCGTGATGAAGGGCACGCTGACGCAGTTCGCGATCGTGCCGCCGGGCTGCTGA
- a CDS encoding SDR family NAD(P)-dependent oxidoreductase, with the protein MKLEGRVAIVTGAAGGIGLAIAHALSREGAIVTVADIAGDEARHAAATVEAAGGRAWPIAVDVADPASVSSMTEAVIARFGRLDILVNNAGIGRTALFLETSIEDWNRTIAVNLTGAFLVGQACARVMVQRGGGRIVNITSTSGQRGGRGRAAYGAAKAGLDLLTRVMAVELAAQGVNVNAVAPGPTDTKMVEAAHDAATRAAYGRLIPAARYGRPEEIAEAVVFLCSDAARYVHGHTLAVDGGFTAAGMM; encoded by the coding sequence TTGAAGCTGGAAGGCAGGGTCGCGATCGTCACCGGCGCGGCGGGGGGCATTGGCCTGGCCATTGCTCACGCGCTGTCACGCGAAGGGGCGATCGTCACGGTGGCCGACATCGCCGGCGACGAGGCCCGCCACGCGGCCGCCACGGTGGAAGCCGCCGGTGGCCGGGCATGGCCGATCGCGGTCGATGTTGCGGATCCGGCTTCCGTCAGCAGCATGACCGAAGCCGTCATCGCGCGGTTTGGCCGGCTGGACATCCTGGTCAACAATGCCGGCATTGGCCGCACCGCGCTGTTCCTGGAAACCTCGATCGAGGACTGGAACCGGACGATTGCCGTCAATCTCACCGGAGCCTTCCTGGTCGGGCAAGCCTGCGCCCGCGTGATGGTGCAGCGCGGCGGCGGCAGGATCGTCAATATCACCTCGACGTCCGGGCAACGCGGTGGCCGTGGGCGTGCCGCGTATGGTGCCGCGAAAGCGGGGCTCGATCTGCTCACCCGGGTGATGGCGGTCGAGTTGGCCGCGCAGGGCGTGAACGTCAACGCCGTCGCCCCCGGCCCAACCGACACGAAGATGGTCGAAGCCGCGCATGATGCCGCAACGCGCGCGGCTTATGGCCGCCTGATCCCGGCGGCCCGGTACGGCCGCCCCGAGGAAATCGCCGAGGCAGTGGTGTTCCTCTGCTCCGACGCGGCGCGGTACGTGCACGGCCACACCCTCGCGGTCGATGGTGGCTTCACCGCGGCCGGGATGATGTGA
- a CDS encoding putative sulfate exporter family transporter — protein sequence MSGAVAADGGPVGRGREDWLAAGIGLALFLAALAGTAGTDLLGWVVTTAVWIDPTGALAPAARTAWGWLGGGGALLATWGALLVLLTLAAAATGARVGRFALAFSVLFALAYGSWFLGSHARLAAVTPAELKKFGLDWSLKLTSEGGFLIALVAGLVIANAFPRFAEWLKEAARPELYIKIAIVLLGGVLATAIAGKLGFASSLLLRGIAAIVEAYLIYWAVVYFVARRWFGFSREWAAPLASGISICGVAAAIATGGAIRSRPGVPVLVSSLVVVFAVVEVLLLPFLAQAFLADQPLVAAAWMGLAVKTDGAAVAAGGITEALLLSQAAAGGVNWQAGWILGTTAAVKIFIDVFISVWAFILAYVWTNHINVQPGQERARPIEIWHRFPKFILGFIVTFAVALALSLSASPAQIATPVAEANTLRVIFFLLTFFSIGLLSNFRKLWEEGLGKLALVYVVSLFGFVIWVGLAISWIFFHGVTPPLAS from the coding sequence ATGAGCGGTGCGGTTGCGGCAGACGGGGGGCCCGTCGGCCGGGGAAGAGAGGACTGGCTGGCCGCCGGCATCGGCCTGGCCTTGTTCCTGGCGGCCTTGGCCGGAACGGCGGGGACCGACCTGCTCGGCTGGGTGGTCACCACGGCGGTGTGGATCGACCCGACCGGCGCACTGGCGCCGGCGGCACGAACGGCCTGGGGATGGCTCGGCGGCGGCGGCGCGCTGCTGGCCACCTGGGGAGCATTGCTGGTGCTGCTGACACTGGCGGCGGCGGCGACAGGGGCGCGGGTGGGGCGTTTCGCCCTCGCCTTCAGCGTGCTGTTCGCGCTGGCCTATGGCAGTTGGTTCCTTGGCAGCCATGCGCGGCTGGCGGCGGTCACCCCGGCCGAATTGAAGAAGTTCGGCCTCGACTGGTCACTGAAGCTCACCAGCGAGGGTGGATTCCTGATCGCGCTGGTGGCCGGGCTGGTGATCGCCAATGCCTTCCCCCGCTTCGCCGAATGGCTGAAGGAAGCGGCACGGCCGGAGCTTTACATCAAGATCGCCATCGTCCTGCTCGGGGGCGTGCTGGCCACCGCCATCGCCGGCAAGCTCGGCTTTGCCAGTTCGCTGCTGCTGCGGGGCATCGCCGCGATCGTCGAAGCGTACCTGATCTACTGGGCTGTGGTGTATTTCGTTGCCCGTCGCTGGTTCGGCTTCAGCCGGGAATGGGCGGCGCCGCTCGCCTCGGGCATTTCCATCTGCGGCGTGGCGGCGGCGATCGCCACCGGCGGGGCGATCCGCTCCCGGCCGGGCGTGCCGGTGCTGGTCTCGTCGCTGGTGGTGGTGTTCGCGGTGGTCGAGGTGCTGCTGCTCCCGTTCCTGGCGCAGGCCTTCCTCGCCGACCAGCCGCTGGTGGCGGCGGCCTGGATGGGGCTGGCGGTGAAGACGGACGGCGCGGCGGTGGCGGCCGGCGGCATCACCGAGGCGCTGCTGCTGTCGCAGGCGGCGGCCGGCGGCGTGAACTGGCAGGCCGGCTGGATCCTGGGCACCACCGCGGCGGTGAAGATCTTCATCGACGTCTTCATCAGCGTCTGGGCGTTCATCCTGGCCTATGTGTGGACCAACCACATCAACGTGCAGCCGGGGCAGGAACGGGCGCGGCCGATCGAGATCTGGCACCGTTTCCCGAAATTCATCCTGGGCTTCATCGTGACCTTCGCGGTGGCGCTCGCGCTCTCGCTGTCAGCCTCGCCGGCGCAGATCGCCACCCCGGTGGCGGAAGCGAACACGCTGCGGGTGATCTTCTTCCTGCTGACCTTCTTCTCGATCGGCCTGCTCTCCAACTTCCGCAAGCTGTGGGAAGAGGGTCTGGGGAAGCTGGCCCTGGTCTACGTGGTCAGCCTGTTCGGCTTCGTCATCTGGGTCGGGCTGGCGATTTCCTGGATCTTCTTCCACGGCGTGACCCCGCCGCTGGCCTCGTGA
- the queE gene encoding 7-carboxy-7-deazaguanine synthase: MTYIVHSIFHTLQGEGANLGRASVFIRFAGCNLWSGREEDRAAATCRFCDTEFRGGTRHATAPGLARAAARCWGAAPGHRFVVLTGGEPLLQVDAALVEALHAEGFVIAVETNGTVRPPKGIDWICVSPKAGAELVLDHADELKLVFPQPGLPPDALAGFAAAQRWLQPMDGPALAANTAAAAAYCLANPPWRLSIQAHKTWNIP; encoded by the coding sequence ATGACCTACATTGTTCATTCCATCTTCCACACGCTGCAGGGCGAGGGGGCCAATCTCGGGCGGGCCTCCGTGTTCATCCGCTTCGCCGGCTGCAATCTGTGGTCGGGGCGCGAGGAGGACCGCGCCGCCGCGACCTGCCGCTTCTGCGACACGGAGTTCCGCGGCGGCACGCGCCATGCCACCGCGCCAGGGCTTGCCCGTGCGGCGGCACGCTGCTGGGGCGCCGCGCCAGGGCATCGCTTCGTCGTGCTGACCGGGGGCGAGCCGCTGCTGCAGGTCGACGCCGCCCTGGTCGAGGCCCTGCACGCCGAGGGCTTCGTCATTGCGGTCGAGACCAATGGCACGGTCCGGCCGCCGAAGGGGATCGACTGGATCTGCGTCTCGCCGAAGGCCGGCGCGGAACTGGTGCTCGATCACGCGGACGAGCTGAAGCTGGTGTTCCCGCAACCGGGCCTGCCGCCGGACGCGCTGGCCGGCTTCGCCGCGGCGCAGCGCTGGCTGCAGCCCATGGACGGCCCCGCGCTCGCGGCCAACACCGCCGCGGCCGCCGCCTATTGCCTTGCCAACCCCCCGTGGCGCCTGTCGATCCAGGCACACAAGACCTGGAACATACCGTGA
- a CDS encoding 6-pyruvoyl trahydropterin synthase family protein, with protein MRICRAYTLESSHQLTGVPPTHKCSRLHGHQYRVVLTIEGPVDPVSGFVIDFWELDRAFAPLHEQLDHHHLNDVPGLGNPTAELIATWIGERLAIPGLRRVTVYETPDCWAEWDSPA; from the coding sequence ATGCGCATTTGTCGGGCCTACACGCTGGAATCCAGCCACCAACTGACCGGCGTGCCGCCGACCCACAAATGCAGCCGCCTGCACGGGCACCAGTACCGCGTGGTGCTGACGATCGAGGGGCCGGTCGACCCGGTGAGCGGCTTCGTCATCGATTTCTGGGAACTGGATCGTGCCTTCGCGCCGCTGCACGAGCAACTCGACCACCACCACCTCAATGACGTGCCCGGCCTGGGCAACCCGACCGCCGAACTGATCGCTACCTGGATCGGCGAGCGGCTGGCCATTCCCGGCCTGCGCCGCGTGACCGTTTACGAGACGCCGGATTGCTGGGCCGAGTGGGACAGCCCGGCCTGA
- a CDS encoding GIY-YIG nuclease family protein, whose amino-acid sequence MTTDVYLIAGVTWERLIRGQVVTHSNLFKIGYSANPFDRLKQVRANSSHNLALFGVILCENEQAAAEVEKGCHKALAGYRRRGEWFRNDVRQSWKHLIEIYPTGSIWLTDWYDIDLDRMQLAPFPPGAKFGVSDNYHAYARFKEGLLRLQDWEPRVPSWALHGPQLPGPPPPAARETRRRRAPNRRTGKSGIRSTAEDAGPPPLARPCPEGITEGR is encoded by the coding sequence TTGACGACCGATGTTTATTTGATTGCAGGCGTTACATGGGAACGTCTCATCCGCGGGCAGGTCGTCACGCATTCAAACTTATTCAAGATCGGGTATTCGGCCAATCCGTTCGACCGGCTGAAGCAGGTGCGGGCCAATTCGAGCCACAACCTGGCCCTGTTCGGGGTCATCCTCTGTGAAAACGAACAGGCCGCCGCCGAAGTGGAGAAGGGATGCCACAAGGCCCTCGCCGGATATCGCAGGCGCGGCGAGTGGTTCAGGAACGATGTCCGGCAATCGTGGAAGCACCTGATTGAGATCTATCCCACCGGTTCGATCTGGCTGACCGATTGGTACGACATCGATCTCGACCGGATGCAGCTGGCCCCCTTCCCTCCCGGCGCGAAATTCGGCGTGTCGGACAACTATCACGCCTATGCCCGTTTCAAGGAAGGCCTGCTGCGCCTCCAGGATTGGGAACCCAGGGTCCCCTCCTGGGCCCTGCATGGCCCGCAACTTCCCGGCCCGCCCCCCCCTGCTGCCAGGGAGACCCGGCGACGCCGTGCGCCCAACCGGCGGACAGGAAAATCCGGGATACGGTCCACGGCCGAGGATGCGGGGCCGCCCCCGCTCGCCCGGCCATGCCCCGAAGGCATCACCGAAGGCCGCTGA
- a CDS encoding (R)-mandelonitrile lyase, whose translation MVRLFNETLVPSLRGAPVGFTGTVWRDEIARGGAPHDLRVYRVSFEPGSRTAWHTHPSWQVLHVLSGIGRLQSRGGELITLRPGDSAWIDPEEEHWHGAAPDHHFVHIAIHMATPDDREVTWLEQVADAEYR comes from the coding sequence ATGGTTCGGCTGTTCAACGAGACCCTGGTCCCCAGCCTGCGCGGCGCCCCGGTCGGCTTCACCGGAACCGTCTGGCGTGACGAGATCGCCCGCGGCGGCGCCCCGCACGACCTGCGCGTCTACCGGGTGTCCTTCGAGCCCGGTTCACGCACCGCCTGGCACACCCATCCTTCCTGGCAGGTGCTGCACGTCCTTTCCGGCATTGGCCGGCTGCAGAGCCGGGGCGGAGAACTGATCACGCTGCGCCCGGGTGACAGCGCGTGGATCGATCCCGAGGAAGAGCACTGGCACGGCGCCGCCCCCGACCATCACTTCGTGCATATCGCGATCCACATGGCGACGCCGGACGATCGCGAGGTGACGTGGCTGGAGCAGGTCGCGGATGCGGAATACCGCTGA
- a CDS encoding NRAMP family divalent metal transporter — protein MAPLLEPSPVLVPAGTAETLASVAAPPAQIRGALGSIPHGQEARGWAGRLRTLLAVLGPGLIVMVGDNDAGAFAVYTQAGQDYGTALLWTLLLLVPVLYVNQEMVLRLGAVSGVGHAKLIVARFGRLWAGVSVISLLVLNALTIVTEFIGITLALDYLGLSRLVGVAVAAGLIMAAAGTGDFRRFERVALTLVAGSLLLLPVVLLVHPPLGQIGRDLLVPQLPEGNLARVLLLVVAIVGTTIAPWQLFFQQSYIVDKRITARFIAYEKADLWLGIVVVVVGAVAMMSFCAATFAGTPQAGGFTDVGDVARGLQHHAGTVPATLFALALLDASIIGAAAVSLSTAYAVGDLFAAGHSLHRRPREAWGFHALYAGLVAAGALLVLLPGVPLGLITEGVQTLAGVVLPVSTVFLLLLCNDSTVLGPWVNGRWMNLFTGTVVAGLVVLSGLLIAAVLVPGLSGGWLIGLLGVGAVGAVAVGIGAMRLAPARPADATAQRPGWRMLPPERLPAARPAGGARVWLVGLMGYLVLSCGMVVLHVAQVALGIG, from the coding sequence ATGGCCCCCCTTCTCGAACCGAGTCCCGTGCTCGTGCCCGCCGGCACGGCCGAAACCCTGGCGTCGGTGGCCGCCCCGCCCGCACAGATCCGGGGGGCGCTCGGCAGCATCCCGCATGGCCAGGAGGCGCGCGGCTGGGCGGGACGGTTGCGTACGCTGCTGGCCGTGCTTGGCCCCGGGCTGATCGTCATGGTCGGCGACAACGACGCCGGCGCCTTCGCCGTCTACACCCAGGCCGGGCAGGATTACGGCACCGCGCTGCTGTGGACGCTGCTGCTGCTGGTGCCGGTGCTCTACGTCAACCAGGAGATGGTGCTGCGGCTCGGTGCGGTCAGCGGCGTCGGCCACGCGAAGCTGATCGTGGCGCGGTTCGGCCGCCTCTGGGCCGGGGTCAGCGTGATCAGCCTGCTGGTACTGAACGCGCTGACCATCGTCACCGAGTTCATCGGCATCACCCTGGCGCTGGATTACCTCGGCCTGTCGCGCCTCGTCGGCGTGGCGGTGGCGGCGGGGCTGATCATGGCGGCGGCGGGCACCGGCGATTTCCGCCGCTTTGAGCGGGTGGCGCTGACCCTGGTGGCGGGCAGCCTGCTGCTGCTGCCGGTGGTCCTGCTGGTGCATCCGCCGCTGGGGCAGATCGGGCGGGACCTGCTGGTGCCGCAACTGCCGGAGGGGAATCTGGCGCGGGTGCTGTTGCTGGTGGTGGCGATCGTCGGCACCACCATCGCGCCGTGGCAGTTGTTCTTCCAGCAGAGCTACATCGTCGACAAGCGCATCACCGCCCGGTTCATCGCCTATGAAAAGGCCGATCTGTGGCTGGGCATCGTGGTGGTGGTGGTCGGCGCGGTGGCGATGATGTCGTTCTGCGCCGCCACCTTCGCCGGCACCCCGCAGGCGGGCGGCTTCACCGATGTTGGCGACGTGGCGCGCGGGCTGCAGCATCACGCCGGCACGGTTCCGGCCACGCTGTTCGCCCTGGCGCTGCTGGATGCCAGCATCATCGGGGCGGCCGCGGTGTCGCTCTCGACGGCCTATGCGGTGGGCGACCTGTTCGCCGCCGGGCATTCGCTGCACCGGCGCCCGCGGGAAGCATGGGGCTTCCATGCGCTCTATGCCGGGCTGGTGGCGGCCGGGGCGCTGCTGGTGCTGCTGCCGGGGGTGCCGCTGGGGCTGATCACCGAAGGGGTGCAGACCCTGGCCGGGGTGGTGCTGCCGGTCTCGACGGTGTTCCTGTTGTTGCTGTGCAACGATTCCACGGTGCTGGGGCCGTGGGTGAACGGCCGCTGGATGAACCTGTTCACCGGGACGGTGGTGGCGGGACTGGTGGTGCTGTCCGGCCTGCTGATCGCCGCGGTGCTGGTCCCCGGCCTGTCCGGCGGCTGGCTGATCGGATTGCTGGGCGTCGGCGCGGTGGGGGCGGTGGCGGTCGGCATCGGGGCGATGCGCCTGGCGCCGGCCCGGCCGGCGGACGCCACGGCGCAGCGGCCAGGCTGGCGCATGCTGCCGCCGGAGCGCCTGCCGGCCGCCCGTCCCGCCGGCGGGGCCCGGGTCTGGCTGGTCGGGCTGATGGGCTATCTGGTGCTGTCCTGCGGCATGGTGGTGCTGCATGTCGCGCAGGTCGCGCTGGGGATTGGATAG